Proteins encoded in a region of the Carassius gibelio isolate Cgi1373 ecotype wild population from Czech Republic chromosome B5, carGib1.2-hapl.c, whole genome shotgun sequence genome:
- the ankdd1b gene encoding ankyrin repeat and death domain-containing protein 1B, which yields MNAQNQHLHTPFHLAVKNCHIPVIHTLLEAGCDPNIKDQMGQTALHIAAEMGKVDVVEMILKAGVDLEIQDRQKKTALGVAARGNIVIIVDMIIKAERYFRWKHDFQMTNTDAIESLHNESPLTFKLDHTPDTKPVRDVIWDLAYKHLKRNDWKKLAEFWEFTVDQVAAIEEQWTGPNSFQEHGNRMLLIWLHGIMTEGSSPAKGLYEALLSVGITKIADKIRMEGTNTDARKCTVS from the exons ATGAACGCTCAGAACCAG CATTTGCACACTCCATTTCATCTGGCGGTGAAGAACTGTCATATTCCAGTAATCCACACCTTACTTGAGGCTGGCTGTGATCCAAACATAAAGGATCAA ATGGGGCAGACTGCACTCCATATCGCGGCTGAGATGGGAAAGGTGGATGTGGTGGAGATGATTCTGAAAGCTGGGGTGGATCTGGAGATTCAGGACAGG CAAAAGAAAACGGCTCTTGGAGTGGCGGCGAGGGGAAATATTGTGATTATTGTGGACATGATCATCAAAGCTGAGAGATATTTCAGATGGAAGCATGATTTCCAAATG ACTAATACAGATGCTATTGAGAGCCTTCACAACGAATCACCACTGACGTTTAAATTAGATCACACTCCTGACACGAAGCCGGTGCGCGATGTAATATGGGACCTCGCATACAAACACCTCAAGCGCAATGACTGGAAGAAGTTGGCAGAGTTCTGGGAGTTCACAGTTGATCAGGTGGCTGCCATCGAGGAGCAGTGGACAG GTCCCAACAGTTTCCAGGAGCATGGGAACAGGATGCTTCTGATCTGGCTTCATGGAATCATGACAGAAGGGAGCAGCCCAGCCAAAGGCCTGTATGAGGCACTGCTTTCTGTTGGGATTACAAAGATTGCTG ATAAAATAAGAATGGAAGGAACAAACACTGATGCACGGAAATGCACAGTTTCCTGA